The window TTGAATAAAGTGTTTGTAAGGGATTTAGttgtttacatttataacaattatatttatcaCATTTCAACTGTATGTATAGAATTTTATATGTATCCAATGCATGCTATCTAAATGAGAGCAGATAAATTTAGTGCAGCAgatcaaatataaaaacatcGAGTTTTTAAagtggattttttctttactttagcCAAATCAAAACCTGAATTGTATTTTCATCAAATTGCAGGTACAGAAGAggagaatttttttataattgtttttctGGTAATGAAGTATGGATCAAAAGTTTTGCaggaaaaaattcaacatgaactTCTTAATAGCCCGGGTTTGAAAACATTCttagaagaagaaaaacattcaatattcCATTTGACACTTCCAAATTCTTATCAATGCTGCCTTTGTGACCTTCCTGACGAAAACAACAAATATGTAACATTTCAACAAAATTCCACGAAGTTAGCAcgagaatttttaaaagttatgtactataagaagaaaattttttgtaCCAACCGCGCCCTTAATGTCCTCTGCTGTTGCTGTTTAGTTCCTGACCATAATGTGGATATCAGGACATGGGACGTAACTTTGACAAGCTCCATACTTTTGGACATATTACTCAAGGACTGCCAATCAGACCAAAATGATATTGTAGATCTACGAGAAATTCGCAACTCCACACTGCACAAAGGAAATGCATTGCTGTCTGGTGACAAGTACATTGAAACATTCAAGAACGCGTCAGAAAAAATAAAGTCAATTGCAAAGAAATGTGGTGATAATTTCTATCAGATGATATGTGATGACATAAATAAACTCGAAAGAAATCGCCTCTACCCATGGGAATTAAAAGAAGCACAAGAACACTGGAGAGaagcaaaaaatgtaaataatgttttttttcattataaacttTATATCTACAATTCTTTTACATAAGGCACGCATCAAATCTAGTTCATACGGATACTCAACcgtattttttgttttcattctgcATATTCATTGCACACAGAAAACTTTCTTTTGTGCTTTGATTTTAACTTAAATGAACGTAAAACATTTAATATACTAAATTTTGTGCATTTAGGAGATTagttaatatgtataaaaaatatcttttaagttcattttcaaaaattatttaatatcgCGATGAATAAATAGCCGAACGTGATTTGAAAAATACGATTTTGATGTTATTACAGAAGCAAAAGTTTTTATGACTTTGCAAAACATCAATCCAGTTTAAATTATGCTAAATGCAAGTGAATTGAAATCATTGTTTTACAACTAAAATAGCaatgtgcataattaaaaatcaGCAACATCCCTACAGTATAGAGCTAAAGTTAGAAATAAGTGATaaagtatataattttaatgttcttttttttcagacGTTGGTGAGCTTTTCAAATACCTTGAATGGAGTAGCTTCCAAGGtggaaattgaatttaaaaacattgaaagtaAGTTGAATAAAGTAAATGAACATGCTGTCTGTCGTTGGTCAAAAGTTTACAGTACAGCTTTTTTTCAAAACCTAAATGCCCAATATAAGATGACGTTGTCCTCATATGTTGCAACGTTTGGAACACTAGCAATAAAAGTATTGATTATCATCCTAACCCAACCCCCCAAAACTCAACACTAACATACTTCACAACCTTTCAGATGAAAACTGAAACATAATACAAATGCAATTTTagaatttgtttcttttcctgAGCGATTTGGCATGAAATTCTTGTGCACAGTCATTAAATACTTATGATGAGGGTGGGTACCTTTCCTAATTGTAAAATCCGTGGCTAAAAGAACTGGGATTCTTGTGCCAGGGTTTAGAAGTTTTGGTTGTAAAGTAAAAATGCCTTATTCggtaaaacaaaaattctatTCAGCTGGGCTTTAAGCAGTAAAACTACAAACATGATTACGATGAGCAACGGTgcatatttcaattaattatCCTTGAACTCTCTTTTGGTGCCACATCTTTtaaatgctgaaaaaaaaaactggttaaCAGTTAAtccaactttgatttttatcaatcacGAAAATCTAGccaaaaataattgatataccTTATAGGCCCAAATCTGCCAAATATGTGACCCACCACAAATCCTGCTATACGATAATTATGTACAACTGCTCAAACCACCAAAGCCACCCACCCACTTACCCCGGGATTTATTTCTTGCTTGCCTTTTCTCCTCCAATTCGTTCTGACTTGTgcaagttttcattttttttttttacaaattgtctcctatctttttcattttttgaggCGGTTCCATCGGTATGCCTACAGATTGTTGTAAATGCTCGCCTAGATTTGTAGCACTTTTAAGGTCACCTGAGTCTCTCAGGTGGTCTATTGCAAATTGTCTTTGTCCGTTGTAatgtgttaacaattttacatttttaatttcttaaaaactacaaggcaaATTGTGACCATTTTAGGTGTGAAACATATCTAGAGGAATCCGAATTGTGAAATGAATGGCTCTACCACCCTCAGGGCGTCATAGGTGGGAccaaagccaaattttcaaaaaacttgTTCTCTGCTCCAACACATATagggaaaaaactgaatgcatgcaTAGTCATAATGTCCATAAAACCCtctacaaaaattgtgaaactcatggcccctgggtcaggggttaaGACCGTAGGGTGTGGCTTATATAGCCATAAagtgaaaatgtataaaatcttagaaaatctttctctttactcccatatatatttgatagGAACTAAATACATGTTAATAATGTGCATTAAATCCCCCACTTAAAATAAGAACTTTATAGTCCGTTGAACAGGGGATAAGTCCCTAGGGCGATTCAGTATGACCATATAGTGagatgtattaaatctttaaaaaatcccctacctatattgtgaaatttatgttcCCAGGCGCCATATAAGTTATATTgtgaataatatttgataaaagataAAAGATTGACTATTTAAGGATTGCATGTGTCTTACTACCacaagtttacaatttttggtCCCTGAAGCTAAGGTATAGATAATCCGAGATACCGCCGACTCTTGTATCCCCTACCACATGTTCATTAATGaatgtttttcaaacatcaaatatTATAAGCAGGGTAACAGTCAGAGAAGTCACGGATTAGGGTTTAGACATTAAAATGAAGCTTTAAATCCAAATATGTCAGTACTCAAGTACTCAGTTGACCGTCTAGCCTGTGTGTCTCTTGTTTCGAATTTCATGCTCTGTAGGATTTGCCTCATGCACCACGGCTGGTTGCTTGGGAGTCCTTTGTTTATTCTTCAGGCTAACGAGTACTAGCTAGAGCAATGTGCtttccttaaataaaaacaagtgtcTAATCTTAGTTCTTAGtgttatttcatttgatttcgACATGTTAATCATCATATCAGATGTTGTGCTGGCTTTTCTTTTACTTACCTTGTTCTGAAGTTTTGTCTATCTCTGAGGTATGCATATTTTATGATGTCACGATTTCCCATGTGAATGTCCTCTTATCTGAAGTAATTACTTACACATCATTTTTAAGGTTATCATGTGCTAATTAATgctatattttcatgttttgaaatatttagataaaatcACATTAACACCTATGAAAATATGACTGAAATTGTACCCTTTTCTCTTTTAGGTTATTCAAAGCAATGCCTTCGAAAAAAcgttaaatatttacaaccagTAATTGCAATGAATCGCAGTTTAAAACTTCTGCAGGATAATAAGTGCATCTTCATAACCGGGGATGCAGGATGTGGGAAAACAAGTTTTTGTCTGGGATTGATGTCTCGTATGGAGGAAGAGCACTGTGATTCCCAAGCATTAATCCTTAGAGACACTTGCgatttgaaaaaattgaataatgcaAAAAATTACATCCTTTTCATTGATGATATTGTAGACAAATCTGATGCAGACGTGAACAGGTTTGAAAGTTGGAGCGCAAATTTCGATTATTTAAAAGagttgatatcaaatgaaagtacttttattattttagcATCCAGAAATGGTGTTTGGCATGCAATGAGAGACAAATTTGTTAATTACGATATGTTTAAACTAGATTCAAGTAATGCACCAGTAATAGATCTTTCAGGGGAAGATTATAAAATGAGTCctaatgaaaaaatcaaattgttaaatttttttcgtGAACGCAATCGCCTTAATCATAAAATATGTCCCAGTGAAAAAACTATCAAAAGTATTGCTGAAATGGACACACCGCCAGGATTTTTATTACTATGTAATGaatttttctcagatatcttaTCTTTACAGCAAggtacaaaatattttaaagtgacTGCTTGCAGTCGAATTAAGAATCAGGTAGATAGATTGTTGATTAATAATCAATACCTTCACTATGGTATACTTGTTtcagtatttttaaattattctttATATAATAAAGATATAGGGTATACATATAGGGATATAGAAAAAGGAATTGATACCAGGATTGTTAAAGCTAAAGAATTAATAccatcaaaaattaaaagttgtCTGGAAGGCATATTAAAAACTTTCATAGAATCCTCTGATAATGTTTACAGATTTAAACATTTAACTATATATGAGGCTGTGTTGCTATCATTTCGAGAAAACTATCCAGAAGTGTTTACTGAGCTGATCCCCAAGGaagtattatataattatgtacgaACCGAAAATTACACAGCTAAAAATCATGAAGTCATTGTCCGCTTTCCTTTTGAAATGTTAGCTTGGAAACTGGTTAAATTATGTAAGGCTAACGCAGAGAATTCATACCCTGATGCGCACGCACATCCATCATTTCATGACAAAGAACTGGTTCGCCATTTCCTTAATGAAGTTAGTgggtataaaaatgaaatgttaagcTATGAGACAAATGacatatgtaaatttaattttcaatttttcatatcTGTTATCAAAATTTATATCCTTGATACCTTCAGGCATTTAAGTAAcaaaaatcaattgaaaaatatatttgtaacaaaatttcTAAATCCCTTTGTAACTGGAgcatgtgaagaaaaaaatgattatttagcCTCTGAGACgattaaaaaattctttgacataTATGAATTTGGTTTTgatgtttttgaaattgttattaaaaatgatcttatttatacttgtcaacaatttttaaacaacaagctttttaaaaaattgtataataaaaaatcaaGTGATTATATAACAAAAGTTACCACTTATGGCGCCAAAAAATGCTTACGACATATGGAAGaattgcataataaaaaaacaaatgaaactgcttattttttgttttgataccatatcaacatttttttcaatcagtACGGGGATCATAATATTAGGtctctttttacaatttttgtaaacaatttttaacttttttttgaagtcttatttttaaaaaaatggaattattttttatttagataattttGTTAGTATTTATGCTTAAGAGATGAGAAAAATTCAACTCTTTTATAATCTGCCTTAGAAACTATATGAAttatttaatcttatttttatatcttttgtcatattcgattttttttttcggtttGTGGTGGTTGTATTTATAACCCTTTAAgtgaataaataattcaaatatttttgtgttgtttttttttttcgttttttataTACGGCTCAAATATGTTATTGACTCAtcctttttctgatttttaaataaaatttcaaatataattttaaaatttagattatttgtTAGTCTTTAGAGATGGaaaatttttctgatttaacTCTTTTAATTGTCTTCCTTAAAAATCAccactggatgaaaaatcaagtttcagcaaaactgaaactatatggaaaccttgctgaaacttgaagttgaagtttcatgtatagtttccgcaatgcggaaaccattagatcgattcagcaagtatccgttgggtttcagtcagcagaagaaactaaatttgaatcgtgtgaatagttgtgtaaattattatggaaatatcaatcagtttcagaacatttccgctaggtttcagtatgattaaactttaagttaagattcctgatggtttccgcaatgcggaaactaaatttgaatcatgtgaaaagttgtgtaaattattatggaaatatcaatcagtttcagaacatttccgctaggtttcagtatgctgaaactttaagttaagattccaaatggtttacgcattgctgaaactataactaaaattgatttgagtttaatagtgatagcatttattttcaacaggtttaagtttaattctagcctaatgataataaatccgtacatactaaaatgtatagtaaggtttcagcgtgactgaaactatatgtatacatgtaactatcttcaaatgtggcaaataaggcgattaagaaccttactaagtaattaattgaatttgaaaagaaaaactgatgtctgatcttgtttaatgcatatgatgaaatcattaatcttaggtactcgggcacgtgtatacatgtgtatacattctttgtccaggtgacctcctctgtgattttcctgtatattatgtgtggattgcagggttttttctgtcaggagtgaacaaaagactgttacataacatatacacagtacgaAGCGTGAGTTTATAATTGGAGCCCggcgggaattttttttcaatttgtgtgtacctgagtaagtaaaactgataagtaaattataattatttagtaaaataaattaatatacctattttgtaagactccttcttaaatcatttagttatcatttgaatgaaccttgaggtacagtaactaattaagcaaacaaattaaggtaaagtcgtaaatttttacaaatcgtaccaaatattcgtacaacctgaagtttagagctaattcatttcttttttaataccacgccaacacatgtacacaggaattttttttaaaaattctacagttgataataacaagtaaaacccacttggagtttgagtcttatatgataattgtttaattatttacatgcatttcagactttactgcatgtatgactatatcatgattcactggcgtcggaagcaaattgaaagtggggggggggggggctagacttatcctcagaaatattgaggaaaaaccctaaaaaaaaaccctaattcccaaaatcatgaaattcctaatccgtgtcgggggggggggggggggggggggggggggggctagtatgcctattactccaacttctcaatctttcaaggtaaatttaggaacaattacatttccggcgagaaaaaatgggggggggggctatatgccTATTGGTTAAGTCAAATTTTgcactaagccccccccccccccccccccaagctCCTCCCCCCCGGTTCGACGCCTATGTGATTCGTGCATTtctatactttgtatttactttctgtactgtaaacacagatattgatacatgtttatgaaacatgcacatgtttctgttataagatataataagcattatttataattttactgaagttatacgttatattacaaaatcagtttaaaatccagcactagccatgtggtgcacgtgattttaatcccattttataaaatttgattatacattcgtgtacatttgatgtagaaagtataccaaataattaaaattatattttgtttatatatcagtcTGACGTGTACGTCTTACATGTACTTCCCGGCTTGTTTAacgcgtttgtattttaatttcataagtattcTTAACGTACTGTTCATCGCATGACCAATATCagtgcacatgtgtaactgtaaaataattgccatCAATTCATCGTAGTTGTAAATTGACCTTACGGGTGAACACTGTTAACCGGACCCCGTTAATTGATCGgcatctaattatatttgtgatttctgtgtgttcatgcagaacctgctctgtgatgaacataatattttcacacctctatattttgaataagaatatgaccgTGCTTAGAATTGCAGTGAAAATTGGACAAGTCAAGACTAACttgtcagtaaactatatatggctctatcatatttagtttggcaaaatcatcagtacatgtaaataaaatatagctaaagacaaaatctgatacatatgtctcattaaaacttgtttaatttcattagacatttgtaaacaaacggtcggccatttttttggttaatcacgtgttacaaatacaattgtaacaaacacacgccaatactttgtcgtatttaaccaggaaatactgactccgacagttcttatttaaaataaatatacatgtaaaaagtatactattcggtaaaaaatgataattttgattaaacattattcattttaaactatcccaagatgcacttttccaagatttagcgggttctgattggtcagtattggcgcactttatgattccgagcgaaggttaaaatggacaagaaggtgctgttgtaaaatggagaattgagaagcattaatagcctctaca is drawn from Crassostrea angulata isolate pt1a10 chromosome 5, ASM2561291v2, whole genome shotgun sequence and contains these coding sequences:
- the LOC128182975 gene encoding uncharacterized protein LOC128182975, with protein sequence MKYGSKVLQEKIQHELLNSPGLKTFLEEEKHSIFHLTLPNSYQCCLCDLPDENNKYVTFQQNSTKLAREFLKVMYYKKKIFCTNRALNVLCCCCLVPDHNVDIRTWDVTLTSSILLDILLKDCQSDQNDIVDLREIRNSTLHKGNALLSGDKYIETFKNASEKIKSIAKKCGDNFYQMICDDINKLERNRLYPWELKEAQEHWREAKNTLVSFSNTLNGVASKVEIEFKNIESYSKQCLRKNVKYLQPVIAMNRSLKLLQDNKCIFITGDAGCGKTSFCLGLMSRMEEEHCDSQALILRDTCDLKKLNNAKNYILFIDDIVDKSDADVNRFESWSANFDYLKELISNESTFIILASRNGVWHAMRDKFVNYDMFKLDSSNAPVIDLSGEDYKMSPNEKIKLLNFFRERNRLNHKICPSEKTIKSIAEMDTPPGFLLLCNEFFSDILSLQQGTKYFKVTACSRIKNQVDRLLINNQYLHYGILVSVFLNYSLYNKDIGYTYRDIEKGIDTRIVKAKELIPSKIKSCLEGILKTFIESSDNVYRFKHLTIYEAVLLSFRENYPEVFTELIPKEVLYNYVRTENYTAKNHEVIVRFPFEMLAWKLVKLCKANAENSYPDAHAHPSFHDKELVRHFLNEVSGYKNEMLSYETNDICKFNFQFFISVIKIYILDTFRHLSNKNQLKNIFVTKFLNPFVTGACEEKNDYLASETIKKFFDIYEFGFDVFEIVIKNDLIYTCQQFLNNKLFKKLYNKKSSDYITKVTTYGAKKCLRHMEELHNKKTNETAYFLF